The Candidatus Neomarinimicrobiota bacterium nucleotide sequence CGAAACCATGGGGATGAGTTTGCCGTTCAGTTCCTCGGTTCCCGCCACACACGAAGACAAGGTCAACGAGTGCAAGCGTGCGGGTGAAGCGATTCGTCATCTGCTGGAAGAAGACATCAAGCCCAAAGATATCATGACCCGCGAAGCGTTCGAGAATGCCATCACCATTGTGATGACATTGGGCGGCTCAACCAATGCCGTACTGCATCTCCTGGCCATGGCGCAGGCCGCTGAAGTCGATCTGACCATCGATGACTTTCAGGAAATCAGCGACCGGACGCCGTACGTCGGCGACCTGAAACCCAGCGGCCAATTCGTGATGGAAGATCTTTACAATGTTGGCGGCGTTCCTGCCGTCCAGAAGATGCTGCTGCGTGAAGGCTACCTTAACGGTGAATGCATGACCGTCAGCGGAAAGACGCTGGAGGAAAATCTGGAGGAGGTTACTGCGCTGGATGAAGGTCAGGAGGTCATCTTTTCACTGGATCACCCCATCAAAAAATCCGGACATCTGCAAATTCTGTACGGTAATCTCGCAGAAGACGGCGCCGTCGGGAAAATCACTGGCAAGGAAGGGGAATATTTCTCCGGCACCGCCAGAGTGTTTGATTCCGAGGAGGAGGGACTGCATGCCATCGAGGATGGAGTGGTCACCGAAGGTGATGTGGTGATTATCCGCTACGAGGGCCCCAAAGGCGGCCCGGGAATGCGGGAGATGCTCTCTATCACCTCGGCAATCATGGGCGCAGGACTGGGAAAAAAGGTCGCGCTCATCACCGACGGACGTTTCTCCGGCGGCAGCCACGGATTCGTCATCGGCCACGTAACACCCGAAGCCCAGGTCGGCGGAAATATTGCGCTGGTGCAGGACGGCGATACCGTGACCATCGATGTCGTGGAGCGCGCCATCAATATCGAAGTCCCGGAAGAAGAATTGGAAAAACGCCGAAAACAGTGGTCGGCGCCCACGCCAAAAATAACAACCGGCTCCCTCCGGAAATATTCCAAACTGGTCTCCTCCGCTTCCGAGGGTGCCGTTACCGATAAATAAGTGATAAAAATCTAAGAAGAAAAGGCCGCCTCCTGTCCGGGAAGCGGCCTTTTTCTGTGACTAACGGACGTTTTGATTGCGGCTTATTTCCGTCCGTTTAATCCGGTCTTGAGTATATCTAACGCCTCCTCGTTATTAGCCTTTGTCATGTGCGGAATCCCAGTAACTTCTTCGGTTTCCATGTTTGCCGACATCAGGTCTTTCCGGTTCAGCGTATGGATATCAAACTTCCGCACGCCAGCCATAAACTGCTGTAGTCCGGCGCTCAGTTTGTCTGCATAGTTCCACATCGCCACGGCGCCCAGCGGGATATTTTTCATCTCCTCCGGACCAATAAGGTCTTCCACGTCGTACCATCCGGCGAAGATCCGTTCCGGGGTTTCGCCGTATTTATTCACCGTCGACGGCAGCTTGTTCCAGTTGCCGTTCAGTTCTTCCTGCCGTTCCGGATCGAAGACGCCCTGAATATTCGCACCCACGAATCCCGGAATCATGGGTGCCCGGCCCATGCAGACCAGTTTTGCATACGGTGAACCCAGCGCCAGCGCCTTAAAGATGTGATCTTCCCTGGCAAAACCGCCTGCGAATGAGAGATCCGGCACATCGATTCCGTGCTCAGCCAGCGTATCGGCATATTCGACGGCCTTCGAATGCAGGTGCACAGAGGGGATTCCCCAGTGCTCCATCATATTCCAGGGGCTCATTCCGGTTCCACCGCCAGCGCCATCGATGGTGACCAGGTCGAGTTTGGCATCGGCGGCAAACCGCAACGCCATAGCCAATCCCTGCATATCATATGCGCCGGTTTTCAGGGAAATTCGTTTGAATCCAAGGCCACGCAGGTACTCCACCCGTTCCATAAATTGCTGCTTCAGATCATCCGTGGTGGGCGCGTCGGTTCCACCTAACCGGCTGTGCCGCGCAAAGCTGCGGATGGCCCGGGATTTATACGCTTTTTGGATGGTTTCGGACGTGGGATCGGGATCGACAACATACCCTCGTTCCTTCAGGAATTTTGCATAGTCCAGACTCCTGACCTGGATTTCGCCGCCGATATCCTTGGCGCCCTGCCCCCATTTCAGTTCGATAATGACATCATCACCATAATGCTCGGATACGTATTCGGCCACGCCGTTTCGGGTATCTTCTACGTTCAGCTGAACGAATATCCCCCCGTATCCGTCATGCATATACCGCTGATACGTCTGAATACGTCGGTCCAGCTCCGGTGCGTTAACCACGCTGCCATCTTCCAGTTCGGCTTCCTGGTCTACGCCGACTACGTTCTCTCCGATTACAATCGGAAATCCGACCAGTGCGCTTCCAATGGCAAACGAATCCCAGTACTTCCGGGCGATTTCGGTTGAACCGAGGGCGCCTGTCATTATCGGAACCCGGCTTTTGGTTTTGACCTCTCTGCCGAATTCGGTTTCGATTTTGACATTGGGGAAAATACAGTCGTCCGCTGAATTCTGTAACCCGGGCGGAAGCCCCTCCGCGCCGTGGACGTAACCCTGAATTCTCAAACTATGGTAGCCGACACCCTTCGGGGAAATGTTGGCGCTGCCTGCGGTGATGTCACCAAAATCTCTGGGATACAGGATTTTACGACCAATAATTGAGGAGAGCCACGTTTCGCATTTGCCCTTGCAATCTGCCCGACACAGGGTGCACAAGCCGGATTCGGCCGCATCCCCACGGTTAACAGTTCCAAGCGCATCGTTCCTGCCTCGCCATTCTTGCATAAACCTATCCTCCGGTTTCTTTTTGAGGTTTGATTGTAATCTATGTACGGCGATACCGCGTCCACGGCATCACTGTTATGCGAGACAGTAAAACAAATTGGGGGGATGATCTGCGCAGGGTAAAAATGACCCAATACAGATTAGAGCGGGGGGATTTTGGTGAGTCCGGAAAGATTCCACAGCAGAGGTTGTTACGGAAATTCTACCTCTGCTGCGTGATCTTCATATCCCGGAAGTGTGCGATTCCAATAAACGGAATCCCGGCGAAATCGGTAATTATCCGACTTCTTTCATCTTCTGTTCAAGCGTTTCCATCAGATTGTCAAACGGCTTGATGAATTTCTGGATACCTTCATCCAGCAGGCGCTGTGTAACGTAATCAAGGTCAATATCGAGCTCGTACATATTCATAAGCGTTTCTTCCGATTCCTCGATACCTTCTTCAACCGTATTTTCTTTCAGCGTACCGTGGTCGGCAAACGCGTCAATGGTTTTATCCGGAAGGGTATTCACCGTATTTTGTCCAATGAGTGAATCCACGTAGCGCACGTCGCTATATTCCGGATTCTTGGTGCTGGTACTCGCCCACAACGGACGCTGTACTCGCGCACCCTTCTCTTCCAGGAGTTTCCACCGTGCCGATCCAAAAATCCATTTATAACTCTGATAGGCAAGTTTCGCGTTTGCAATGGCCGACTCGCCCATTAATTCTTTGGCAAGTTTTTTCTCCTCGGTGTTATCAGTGCCGTAGATGCGGTGCTCCAACAGTTCATCGACCAATACATCCATCCGACTCAGGAAAAAGCTGGCAACCGATGCCACCGATTTCAGCGGCAAGCCTTCCGCTGCGCGCCGTTCCATAGCCCTGATATATGCATACGCCACATCCTCGTAACTCTGAATGGAGAACAGCAGCGTTACGTTAACGTTAATACCTTCATACAGTGCTTCTTCGATTGCCGGGACGCCGGCCGGGGTTCCCGGAATCTTGATGAAGCAGTTCGGCCGATCAACCTTTTTGAACAGACGCCGAGCCTCATTCGCAGTACCTTCCGTATCATGGGCAAGATACGGTGAGACTTCCAGGCTCACATAGCCGTCAGCCCCATCGGTTTCGTCGTACAAGCCACGCAGTTCATCACACGCGTCCTGCACATCTTTTACCACAACCGCTTCGTACACTTCATCCACTGATTTGCCGGCTTCGGTCAATTCCCGGATCTGGTCATCGTAATCGTCGCTCTGGGTAATCGCCTTCTGAAAAATACTGGGATTGGAGGTGATACCGCGCAAGCCCTGTTCTTCCACACGGTTTTTCAGTTCTCCGGATTTAATCTTTCCGCGGGTGAGGTTGTCTAGCCAGTAACTTTGGCCGTAATTAATAAGCTCCGTTAGTCGATTCATATCATTTTCCTCTGCTCAGTAATTATTTCAATTCTCTTCCGCACTCAGTTTTCCGAAAGCATAGTAATGTAATGATTTCTGATATAGTCCTCAACAGTGCAAGTGACTTATTCAAACAATATTTTTCTAATTTGAATTATTCATAAATATTGCTTTAAAACCTCCTATTCCAGATCTGGAAGTAGTTTCGACCCAAATTTACGCCGTATTATAGTCGGGAATTTTTTTAGTAGAGACACGCCATGGCGTGTCTCTACTACCGCTTATTTTTTATAAAGTTACGTGAATTTTGACAATTATAAATTTCCAAATTTATGAATTAATCAGGTTAACCTGATTAATTCATAAAATAGCAGCACCTTTTTCGGCAATCAAATAGTACAAATATTCAGTGAGCTCTTCTGAACCAAAGGAAGGATTGGAAATGTTCCAAGTAGAGCCGTTCCATGGAACGGCTCTACCCAACTGAAAATATTGATATTAGCACGCCTAAAATTCGTACATTTATTTCGATTTATGAATAATTCAGGCTAAGTCCTAAGACTCACCCCAACGAGTAAAAACTTCACCAAATAAAGAGGATTTTGTTTTTTTCATCCACACTTTTTTCCCGACGGATCGGGACAGGTAAAAAAAGTGTGCAAAAATCCGGCTGGAATACTGGTTTGAAAACGCTGGCGGCTCGCTTCAGGTGGGAACCAGAACTCCCTCCAGCTTACTGGCTGTCGGTCAAACAGCTGGTTCCCACTTTCTTTCGCTCACCGAGCGTTGGAACAAACCAGTATTCAAGGCCGATAAATATCGAAATTTTAGGCTTCGTCCTCAACACAACATGTGGGTTTATCCCACTTTTATCTTGATACGCTTGTGCGGAATACTTGCACGCTAAAAGCGGGCCAAAAAATCAAGGCTGTGCGCTTGTATGGAACACTTGGACATTAATTAATTTTGGAAACTTCTACACCTCACTCCAGGCCAAAACCGAAACTCCCCGTGGTCAAACAGTCGGTTTTGGCTGTCTTTTGTTCGGCAGAAGTTTCATCAAAATTAATTGCAAGGCCATATACAAGCCATGGTTTTGTTTTACCCGGAAACTCAGTGTTTGAGCACCCCAATAGGAACTATAAGAGCGGAATTTCTGATATAAAATTTAGTATGTAAGACCATTTATCGGATAGGGAGTGCGAGTTCTGAGTTTCCTTGATTTTTTCTGTCCCCTTTTTCATCAAGGAAAAAGGGGACAATAGATCAGAAAAGAGTTATTCCTCCCCATTGGGATTATCATACAGCCCCTCGGCCAGATCGGCGGAGGTGAGGATTCCCTTAATCATCGCCGAGCTAAATCCTTCGTGCTCCATCCGGTTGAGTCCGCCGATAGTGCAACCTCTGGGCGTGGTGACTTTGTCGATTTCGGACTCGGGATGGTGCTTCGACTTCAGGAGCAGCGATGCGGCGCCCTTGGCGGTCTGCGCGGCCATGATTAGGGCTTCTTCGGAATGAAAACCGATTTCGATGCCACCCTGTGAGGCTGCACGAATCGCCCGAAGGAAAAAAGCAATGCCGCATGCGACGAGCGCCGTTGCCGGCGTCATCCGGTTTTCGTCTAACACCACAACCTGGCCAATAAGCTCGAACAGGGTACGTGTCGCATCGATGGCATCTTCGCTGCCGGGACGAGCGGCGATACACGTCATGGATTCGCCAATTTCAATGGCGGTATTCGGCATCACCCGAACGACCGGGACATCCTTCTCCAGGTGCTTCAGGATTTCGTTAATACTCACCGCCGTCACTATTGACATCAGGATATGCTTTTGCGGATCGATATCGTCCTTTATCTGATTTAACAGCCCGACAAGCTGCTGCGGCTGTACCGCGATAATCACCAAATCCGCCGAGCGGACGGCTTCCCGGTTATCCTTGGAGATATGATATCCTTCGTCCTCGAACTCCTCGATGAACTGGAGATTCCGCCGGGTCAGCGTTACCTGATCAGCATCCACTTTCCCCGACTGCACAAAACCCCGGGCGATGGCCTGCCCGATATTTCCTGCGCCGAGGACAGTAATCTTCTTTGCAAAAATATCGTCACTCATAACACACGTATCCCTTCTGTTCTGTAATTTGGATTCCCATTCGAATGCCAGAAAATTTTGTTAGGATTATTTAAATATACCCGATAATAAAAAAAGAAACAGCCAAATCAACCGGCATCTCATTAGAGGTGGCTGCCGGGCACCCTCCCCCCAGAAGGCATCCGACAGCCATTGTGTTCCCCCTAATAGTCTTCAGAAATTTTTCTGTAGGCATCCCGGAACGGCACACCCTGTTTCACGAGTTCATACGCCCGCTCGGTTGCATATAATTCCGCAGTCATTGATTCTGCACACCGATCCCGGTTAACCCCGAGATTTTCCAGTGCGTAAGTCATAATGTCCAGAGATTCCAGAGTCGTCCGGAGTCCGCGCATGACCGGTTCCTTTGTCAGTTGCAAATCCCGGTGATATCCGGATTGAAGATTTGCTGCAATATTTTGCGCCTGCTGCTGCCAGCCAGCTACCTGATGATACTTAGCTCTCACTAATTCAAATACGTCCGGATTATTCTTCTGCGGCATAATGGAACTCCCGGTACATAACTTTTCCGGCAATTCGAAGAAACCGTAGGCCGGAGCGCTGTAGTTCACGAGATCCGATGCCATTTTATTCAAATCCAGCATAATCATACTGCATCCGTGCAAAATCGTCGCTTCGTATTTTCCGCGACTGTTTTGCGTAGCGATCGGATTCTCCTGCACTCGGCTGAATCCCATCGCCTCCGCAGTCATTGCTCTATCAAGGTTCAGCGGCACGCCGTAACCGGCGCCGGCACCCAGCGGAGACTGATCCAGCATCTCCAGCGTACTTTCCAGGAGGATTTTGTTATCCTCCATTCCGGAAATAAATGCGTTAACCCACATTCCCATGGAGGACGGCATTGCTTTTCTTGTGTGGGTGAATCCCGGTATCTCCACTTCGCCGAATCTTTCATCAAATGCGTTGGCCGATTCATTGAACCGGTCAATTTCCTTTACCATGGAATCTAATTGCTTCCGGTAATACAGCCGGAGCGCCGTCACGACCTGATCGTTCCGGCTCCGACCGGTGTGAATCTTTTTCCCCGTGTCTCCCAGCGATTCCGTGAGCCGCTCTTCGATGGCCGTGTGGCAGTCTTCTTGTTCCGGGGAAATCGCGAATTCACCGAATTCGGCTTCGGCCTGGATTTTCTCGAGTTCCTCAACCAGGGACTCGACTTCGGCAGACTCGAGAATTCCAATAGCGCCCAACATCTTTGCGTGGGCTTTGGACGCCTCACAATCGTAGACGACTAGCTCCTGATCGAGTTCGTAGTCATCCCCGACCGTAAACGCTTCGATCCGCGAATCGGTATCGGAGTCAGGACTCCACAGTTTCATTGAGCAGCTCTTCCTTGATAATGCGCCAGTCATACGGTCGGCCATCCCGCAGCACCAGGTTGTGTGCCTTCAGCCGGATAGCGCTAATATTGATAAATCCTCTGGAATCGGTGGCGTCAAATCCGCCCTCCACTTCCATGGAAGACATATCCTGGTCATACAGCGCTGTCGGAGATTTCCGGCCGGTAACGTAGACATTCCCTTTGTACAGAGAAACAATCACCGTACCGTCGATCGCCTCCTGGCTTTTGTTAAATGCGCTCATGATAAAATCCATCTCCGGCGAAAACCAGTAGCCGTTGTAGATCAACTCGGAGAATTTCGGAATCAGCATATCCCGGAGATGCATGACCTCTTTGTCCATGGCCAGTCCCTCCAGGTCGCGGTGTGCTTCCCAGAGGATGGTGGCGCCGGGAGTCTCGTAGATTCCTCTGGACTTAATGCCGATGTACCGGTTTTCCACCATATCCACCCGGCCGATACCGTTCTCGTAGGCCAGGTCATTTAAATACTCAAACAGCTCCAGCGGGTCATCTTTTGTGACATCATCATTCAGATTGGTCACCTTTACCGGGTTGCCGTTCCTGAACTGGATTTCGACTTTGGTCTCCTCGTCCGGCGCATCTTTGGGAGACTTCGTCCGGCTGTAAACTCCCTCCGGCGCCTCGTACAGCGGATCTTCCAGCTCGCCCGCCTCGTGACTGATGTGCATCAGATTCTCGTCTTCGCTGTAAACCTTCCCGTTCGTGGACGAAATCGGGATTCCGAATTTTTCTGCGTATGCCTGCAGATCTGCACGACCTGCGAATTGGTCAAGAAATTCCGGATTCTTCCACGGGGAGATCACCGTAATCTTCGGATTGAGTGCGTAATACGTGAGTTCAAACCGTACCTGATCGTTGCCTTTGCCTGTGGCGCCGTGAGCGACGTATTGCGCGCCTTCTTTGTCGGCGATTTCAATCTGGGCTTTCGCCAGGAGCGGCCGCGCCAGAGATGTCCCCAGCAGATAACGACCTTCGTATCGCGCGTTTCCCCGGAGTGCCGGAAAGATAAACTCGGTGACAAACTCCCGTCGCAGATCTTCAACATACACCTTGGAGGCACCGGTTTCCAGCGCCTTTGCCCGGACGGCGTCGAAGTCCTCCTGCTGTCCCACGTTTCCGACGAAGCAGATGACCTCGTAGCCCTGGTTGTCGAGCCATTTGAGGAGGACTGAGGTATCCAGTCCTCCGCTGTAGGCCAGTACTACCTTTTTTGATTCCATTACGGTTCTAAACTTTCCATCTCACGAATTAATATTACCAGGTTTCGGGCTCGACTTTGCGAATCCAGCCAAAGCGATCCTCAACGTTCCCGTACTGGATACCGGTAATCTCGTCATACAATCGCTTCGCAAACGGCCCGATATTATGTCCGTTGATGGATATGGTTTTATCCCTGTGCTGAATTTTACCCACCGGAGATATCACAGCGGCCGTCCCGGTACCGAACACCTCTTCCAGTTCCCCGTTGTCCGAGCGTTCCATCACCTCATCGATGGAGATTTGGCGCTCTTCCACCGGAGTATCCCATTCCCTGGCAATCCGGATAACCGAATCCCGGGTCACGCCGGGCAGAATTGTTCCTTCCAGCGGCGGCGTCACCAAGGTGCCGTCTATCTTGAAAAATATATTCATAGTCCCGACTTCCTCGACGTACTTTTTTTCAGCTGCGTCGAGCCAGAGCACCTGGGTAAAGCCTTTTTCCTTGGCTTTCTTTGCCGGCAGCAGACTGGCGGCATAGTTCCCCAGTGTCTTGACCGTACCGACTCCGCCCTTGGCAGTGCGGGAGTATTCTTCCGCGGTCACCAGGCCCACCGGATTGATACCTTCTTTGTAATAGGCTCCCACAGGCGAGGTAATAATCAGGAACTTGTAGGTTTCCGACACCGCCACCGCCAGGTAGTTATCCGTGGCGAAAATGAACGGCCGGATATACAATGCCTGACCATGAGTCTTGGGAATCCATTCATAGTCCAGCGAGATCAATGTTTTTATGGCTTCGATGAACGTCTCGTAGTCGGTCTCCGGAATGCACAATCTCCGGCAGGAAGCATTGAACCGCTCATGGTGTTGTTCCGGGCGAAACAGGTGAACATCGCCATCTTCGCTGTAGAACGCCTTCATTCCCTCGAATACCGCCTGACCATAATGCAATGAAGCCATGGCCGGGGCAACATCTATGGAACCGTATGGCACGATTTCCGGCGTCTGCCATTCGCCGTCTAGATAATTCATTTCAAACATGTGATCCGAAAACGTTACACCAAACCCTGGATTATCCAGGTCTACCTTCTCCAATCGACTGTCTTGAGTTCTTGTCACCTGCATCTCGGCAGTCATGCTGCCGTTGGATTTCTCGGCAGTCTCAGTTGTGTCCCACATCGGTTCTTCTCCTGCTGCTTCTGGGTTATGGTTTGGTGTCAGACCACTTTTGTTAGTAGTGTTTCCGACTGTTCTCATGTTGCTACACTTGTATGTTGTTGAAATTCATTTAGTATGGCTTCAGTCATTTCATCAGTACCGACGGCAGCGTCCGTATCGGTCAAATCAC carries:
- a CDS encoding FMN-binding glutamate synthase family protein; this translates as MQEWRGRNDALGTVNRGDAAESGLCTLCRADCKGKCETWLSSIIGRKILYPRDFGDITAGSANISPKGVGYHSLRIQGYVHGAEGLPPGLQNSADDCIFPNVKIETEFGREVKTKSRVPIMTGALGSTEIARKYWDSFAIGSALVGFPIVIGENVVGVDQEAELEDGSVVNAPELDRRIQTYQRYMHDGYGGIFVQLNVEDTRNGVAEYVSEHYGDDVIIELKWGQGAKDIGGEIQVRSLDYAKFLKERGYVVDPDPTSETIQKAYKSRAIRSFARHSRLGGTDAPTTDDLKQQFMERVEYLRGLGFKRISLKTGAYDMQGLAMALRFAADAKLDLVTIDGAGGGTGMSPWNMMEHWGIPSVHLHSKAVEYADTLAEHGIDVPDLSFAGGFAREDHIFKALALGSPYAKLVCMGRAPMIPGFVGANIQGVFDPERQEELNGNWNKLPSTVNKYGETPERIFAGWYDVEDLIGPEEMKNIPLGAVAMWNYADKLSAGLQQFMAGVRKFDIHTLNRKDLMSANMETEEVTGIPHMTKANNEEALDILKTGLNGRK
- the tal gene encoding transaldolase, with the protein product MNRLTELINYGQSYWLDNLTRGKIKSGELKNRVEEQGLRGITSNPSIFQKAITQSDDYDDQIRELTEAGKSVDEVYEAVVVKDVQDACDELRGLYDETDGADGYVSLEVSPYLAHDTEGTANEARRLFKKVDRPNCFIKIPGTPAGVPAIEEALYEGINVNVTLLFSIQSYEDVAYAYIRAMERRAAEGLPLKSVASVASFFLSRMDVLVDELLEHRIYGTDNTEEKKLAKELMGESAIANAKLAYQSYKWIFGSARWKLLEEKGARVQRPLWASTSTKNPEYSDVRYVDSLIGQNTVNTLPDKTIDAFADHGTLKENTVEEGIEESEETLMNMYELDIDLDYVTQRLLDEGIQKFIKPFDNLMETLEQKMKEVG
- a CDS encoding argininosuccinate synthase, which produces MESKKVVLAYSGGLDTSVLLKWLDNQGYEVICFVGNVGQQEDFDAVRAKALETGASKVYVEDLRREFVTEFIFPALRGNARYEGRYLLGTSLARPLLAKAQIEIADKEGAQYVAHGATGKGNDQVRFELTYYALNPKITVISPWKNPEFLDQFAGRADLQAYAEKFGIPISSTNGKVYSEDENLMHISHEAGELEDPLYEAPEGVYSRTKSPKDAPDEETKVEIQFRNGNPVKVTNLNDDVTKDDPLELFEYLNDLAYENGIGRVDMVENRYIGIKSRGIYETPGATILWEAHRDLEGLAMDKEVMHLRDMLIPKFSELIYNGYWFSPEMDFIMSAFNKSQEAIDGTVIVSLYKGNVYVTGRKSPTALYDQDMSSMEVEGGFDATDSRGFINISAIRLKAHNLVLRDGRPYDWRIIKEELLNETVES
- the proC gene encoding pyrroline-5-carboxylate reductase, translated to MSDDIFAKKITVLGAGNIGQAIARGFVQSGKVDADQVTLTRRNLQFIEEFEDEGYHISKDNREAVRSADLVIIAVQPQQLVGLLNQIKDDIDPQKHILMSIVTAVSINEILKHLEKDVPVVRVMPNTAIEIGESMTCIAARPGSEDAIDATRTLFELIGQVVVLDENRMTPATALVACGIAFFLRAIRAASQGGIEIGFHSEEALIMAAQTAKGAASLLLKSKHHPESEIDKVTTPRGCTIGGLNRMEHEGFSSAMIKGILTSADLAEGLYDNPNGEE
- a CDS encoding branched-chain amino acid aminotransferase, whose protein sequence is MTAEMQVTRTQDSRLEKVDLDNPGFGVTFSDHMFEMNYLDGEWQTPEIVPYGSIDVAPAMASLHYGQAVFEGMKAFYSEDGDVHLFRPEQHHERFNASCRRLCIPETDYETFIEAIKTLISLDYEWIPKTHGQALYIRPFIFATDNYLAVAVSETYKFLIITSPVGAYYKEGINPVGLVTAEEYSRTAKGGVGTVKTLGNYAASLLPAKKAKEKGFTQVLWLDAAEKKYVEEVGTMNIFFKIDGTLVTPPLEGTILPGVTRDSVIRIAREWDTPVEERQISIDEVMERSDNGELEEVFGTGTAAVISPVGKIQHRDKTISINGHNIGPFAKRLYDEITGIQYGNVEDRFGWIRKVEPETW
- the ilvD gene encoding dihydroxy-acid dehydratase produces the protein MSEKLNKYSSRLTQERSQVGSQAMLYGIGLSEEDMAKPQVGIASMGWDGNPCNMHLNDLAQHVKTSVNNSDLVGLTFHTIGVSDGIAMGTEGMKYSLPSRDIIADSIETVMRAQWYDANISLAGCDKNMPGSLMAMARVNRPSIMVYGGTIRPGCYDDKKLDIVSAFEAYGEYLSKEIDEDELDNVLKHACPGAGACGGMYTANTMASAIETMGMSLPFSSSVPATHEDKVNECKRAGEAIRHLLEEDIKPKDIMTREAFENAITIVMTLGGSTNAVLHLLAMAQAAEVDLTIDDFQEISDRTPYVGDLKPSGQFVMEDLYNVGGVPAVQKMLLREGYLNGECMTVSGKTLEENLEEVTALDEGQEVIFSLDHPIKKSGHLQILYGNLAEDGAVGKITGKEGEYFSGTARVFDSEEEGLHAIEDGVVTEGDVVIIRYEGPKGGPGMREMLSITSAIMGAGLGKKVALITDGRFSGGSHGFVIGHVTPEAQVGGNIALVQDGDTVTIDVVERAINIEVPEEELEKRRKQWSAPTPKITTGSLRKYSKLVSSASEGAVTDK
- the argH gene encoding argininosuccinate lyase gives rise to the protein MKLWSPDSDTDSRIEAFTVGDDYELDQELVVYDCEASKAHAKMLGAIGILESAEVESLVEELEKIQAEAEFGEFAISPEQEDCHTAIEERLTESLGDTGKKIHTGRSRNDQVVTALRLYYRKQLDSMVKEIDRFNESANAFDERFGEVEIPGFTHTRKAMPSSMGMWVNAFISGMEDNKILLESTLEMLDQSPLGAGAGYGVPLNLDRAMTAEAMGFSRVQENPIATQNSRGKYEATILHGCSMIMLDLNKMASDLVNYSAPAYGFFELPEKLCTGSSIMPQKNNPDVFELVRAKYHQVAGWQQQAQNIAANLQSGYHRDLQLTKEPVMRGLRTTLESLDIMTYALENLGVNRDRCAESMTAELYATERAYELVKQGVPFRDAYRKISEDY